A window from Vigna angularis cultivar LongXiaoDou No.4 chromosome 7, ASM1680809v1, whole genome shotgun sequence encodes these proteins:
- the LOC108338412 gene encoding uncharacterized membrane protein At1g16860 isoform X1, translated as MSSRIPSHQLSNGLYVSGRPEQPKERTPTMTSTAVPYTGGDIKKSGELGKMFDIPVDGSKSRKSGPITGAPSRTGSFGGAGSHSGPIQANAAARAAYTTSGPMTSGGSSSMKKSNSGPLNKHGEPVKKSSGPQSGGVTPVGRQNSGPLTPVLPTTGLITSGPISSGPLNSSGAPRKVSGPLEATGSMKMQGSAAVHNQAVTVLSQGDEYSFRRNFPKAVLWLLILLFVMGFIAGAFILGAVHNPVLLIVVVVLFGLVAASFSWNTYWGRRSIMGFVANYPDSELRTAKNGQFVKVSGVVTCGNVPLESSFQKVPRCVYTSTGLYEYRGWDSKAANPKHRRFSWGLRLLERRVVDFYISDFQSGLRALVKTGHGSRVTPYVDDSVLINVNPTKEEISPEFLRWLGERNLSSDDRIMRLEEGYIKEGSTVSVMGVVQRNENVLMILPPPDPITTGCQWIKCIFPASLEGIVLRCEDASKNDVIPV; from the exons ATGAGTTCTAGAATCCCATCTCATCAGCTTAGCAATGGCCTCTATGTATCTGGGAGGCCAGAGCAGCCCAAAGAGAGGACTCCAACCATGACATCAACAGCTGTGCCATATACTGGTGGAGACATAAAAAAATCTGGAGAGTTGGGGAAAATGTTTGATATTCCTGTTGATGGCTCTAAATCCAGGAAATCTGGACCAATAACCGGTGCTCCTTCACGGACAGGATCTTTTGGAGGAGCTGGTTCACATTCTGGACCAATACAGGCTAATGCTGCTGCTCGAGCCGCCTATACCACTTCAGGTCCAATGACTTCTGGTGGTTCAAGTTCAATGAAGAAATCAAATTCTGGGCCACTGAATAAGCATGGGGAACCTGTTAAAAAGTCTTCTGGTCCTCAGTCTGGGGGAGTCACACCAGTTGGGCGTCAAAACTCTGGTCCTCTTACTCCTGTTCTACCTACAACAGGTCTCATTACATCTGGACCCATATCCTCTGGTCCGCTAAATTCTTCTGGGGCTCCTCGTAAAGTGTCTGGCCCTTTGGAAGCAACAGGTTCAATGAAGATGCAAGGATCTGCCGCAGTTCACAACCAAGCTGTGACTGTTCTTAGTCAAGGTGATGAATATTCCTTCAGAAGGAATTTTCCGAAGGCGGTGTTATGGTTATTAATTCTGCTTTTTGTCATGGGTTTCATTGCTGGTGCTTTTATTCTTGGAGCTGTGCACAATCCCGTTCTCCTTATTGTAGTTGTGGTTCTTTTTGGCTTAGTTGCTGCATCTTTCTCTTGGAATACTTACTGGGGAAGAAGATCTATTATGGGCTTCGTTGCTAATTATCCAGACTCTGAGCTCAGAACTGCAAAAAATGGGCAATTTGTGAAGGTCTCTGGG GTCGTTACCTGTGGTAATGTGCCTCTAGAGTCATCTTTCCAGAAAGTTCCCAGATGTGTATATACATCAACAGGTTTATATGAGTATCGAGGTTGGGACTCAAAAGCTGCCAATCCTAAACACCGGCGGTTTTCCTGGGGCCTTAGACTGCTCGAA AGGCGCGTTGTTGACTTCTACATCTCGGATTTCCAATCTGGTTTAAGGGCATTGGTTAAGACAGGTCATGGGTCAAGAGTCACCCCTTATGTTGATGACTCAGTTCTCATCAATGTAAATCCAACCAAAGAAGAGATTTCACCAGAGTTTCTCCGGTGGTTGGGAGAGAGGAATCTTTCAAGTGATGACCGCATCATGCGGTTGGAAGAAGG GTACATCAAAGAAGGAAGCACAGTAAGTGTAATGGGGGTGGTTCAGAGGAATGAGAATGTGCTTATGATTCTTCCTCCACCAGATCCTATCACTACTGGTTGCCAATGGATCAAATGTATTTTCCCAGCTAGTCTTGAGGGTATAGTGTTAAGATGTGAAGACGCATCCAAGAATGATGTGATACCGGTTTAA
- the LOC108337187 gene encoding uncharacterized protein LOC108337187 isoform X2: MATSLSFSISPTTITTSRFRLSAMAAAPTTVTTPPTTVTPAVIVGGGRVGRALQDMGTGEDLLVRRGESVPLDFEGPIFVCTRNDDLESVLQSTPPSRWKDLVFFQNGMVEAWLERKGLKDANQVLAYFAVSKIGEAPVDGRTDTNPEGLTAAYGNWASAVASRLKAGGLSCKVLEKEAFQKQMLEKLIWICSVMLVGARHGGVSVGVVEKEFRTELSSLITELASAAASEKGLTFEEAMEERLCAYSRAVAHFPTAVKEFNWRNGWFYALSEKAKAQGKPDPCPLHSLWLKELRIV, from the exons ATGGCCACTTCACTCTCCTTCTCCATTTCTCCCACAACCATAACCACATCTAGATTCAGACTCTCCGCCATGGCCGCCGCCCCCACCACCGTCACCACCCCTCCTACCACGGTCACTCCCGCCGTCATTGTCGGCGGCGGAAGAGTAGGAAGGGCTTTGCAAGACATGGGCACCGGCGAAGACCTCCTCGTTCGCCGAGGGGAGTCCGTGCCGCTTGATTTTGAAGGCCCCATTTTTGTGTGCACGAGGAACGATGATCTCGAGTCGGTGCTTCAATCTACACCACCATCTAGATGGAAAG ATTTGGTGTTTTTCCAGAATGGAATGGTGGAGGCGTGGCTCGAGAGGAAAGGGTTGAAGGATGCAAACCAAGTGTTGGCTTATTTTGCTGTGTCGAAAATTGGTGAAGCCCCTGTTGATGGAAGGACTGATACCAATCCTGAAGGGCTCACTGCTGCATATGGCAACTGGGCTTCTGCTGTAGCTTCAAGATTAAAGGCTGGAGGCCTCTCTTGCAAG GTTCTGGAAAAGGAGGCGTTTCAAAAGCAGATGTTGGAGAAGCTTATATGGATTTGTTCCGTTATGCTTGTTGGAGCACGTCATGGAGGGGTTTCTGTAGGTGTCGTGGAAAAGGAATTCCGCACTGAA TTGTCTAGCCTTATAACAGAACTGGCATCAGCTGCAGCAAGTGAAAAGGGGTTAACATTTGAAGAAGCCATGGAAGAGCGTTTATGTGCATATTCTAGAGCTGTAGCTCACTTTCCCACAGCAGTTAAGGAG TTTAACTGGAGAAATGGTTGGTTTTATGCTCTCTCTGAGAAGGCTAAGGCCCAAGGCAAGCCAGACCCATGCCCTTTGCATTCCCTTTGGCTAAAAGAGTTGAGAATTGTATGA
- the LOC108338412 gene encoding uncharacterized membrane protein At1g16860 isoform X2 yields the protein MSSRIPSHQLSNGLYVSGRPEQPKERTPTMTSTAVPYTGGDIKKSGELGKMFDIPVDGSKSRKSGPITGAPSRTGSFGGAGSHSGPIQANAAARAAYTTSGPMTSGGSSSMKKSNSGPLNKHGEPVKKSSGPQSGGVTPVGRQNSGPLTPVLPTTGLITSGPISSGPLNSSGAPRKVSGPLEATGSMKMQGSAAVHNQAVTVLSQVAASFSWNTYWGRRSIMGFVANYPDSELRTAKNGQFVKVSGVVTCGNVPLESSFQKVPRCVYTSTGLYEYRGWDSKAANPKHRRFSWGLRLLERRVVDFYISDFQSGLRALVKTGHGSRVTPYVDDSVLINVNPTKEEISPEFLRWLGERNLSSDDRIMRLEEGYIKEGSTVSVMGVVQRNENVLMILPPPDPITTGCQWIKCIFPASLEGIVLRCEDASKNDVIPV from the exons ATGAGTTCTAGAATCCCATCTCATCAGCTTAGCAATGGCCTCTATGTATCTGGGAGGCCAGAGCAGCCCAAAGAGAGGACTCCAACCATGACATCAACAGCTGTGCCATATACTGGTGGAGACATAAAAAAATCTGGAGAGTTGGGGAAAATGTTTGATATTCCTGTTGATGGCTCTAAATCCAGGAAATCTGGACCAATAACCGGTGCTCCTTCACGGACAGGATCTTTTGGAGGAGCTGGTTCACATTCTGGACCAATACAGGCTAATGCTGCTGCTCGAGCCGCCTATACCACTTCAGGTCCAATGACTTCTGGTGGTTCAAGTTCAATGAAGAAATCAAATTCTGGGCCACTGAATAAGCATGGGGAACCTGTTAAAAAGTCTTCTGGTCCTCAGTCTGGGGGAGTCACACCAGTTGGGCGTCAAAACTCTGGTCCTCTTACTCCTGTTCTACCTACAACAGGTCTCATTACATCTGGACCCATATCCTCTGGTCCGCTAAATTCTTCTGGGGCTCCTCGTAAAGTGTCTGGCCCTTTGGAAGCAACAGGTTCAATGAAGATGCAAGGATCTGCCGCAGTTCACAACCAAGCTGTGACTGTTCTTAGTCAAG TTGCTGCATCTTTCTCTTGGAATACTTACTGGGGAAGAAGATCTATTATGGGCTTCGTTGCTAATTATCCAGACTCTGAGCTCAGAACTGCAAAAAATGGGCAATTTGTGAAGGTCTCTGGG GTCGTTACCTGTGGTAATGTGCCTCTAGAGTCATCTTTCCAGAAAGTTCCCAGATGTGTATATACATCAACAGGTTTATATGAGTATCGAGGTTGGGACTCAAAAGCTGCCAATCCTAAACACCGGCGGTTTTCCTGGGGCCTTAGACTGCTCGAA AGGCGCGTTGTTGACTTCTACATCTCGGATTTCCAATCTGGTTTAAGGGCATTGGTTAAGACAGGTCATGGGTCAAGAGTCACCCCTTATGTTGATGACTCAGTTCTCATCAATGTAAATCCAACCAAAGAAGAGATTTCACCAGAGTTTCTCCGGTGGTTGGGAGAGAGGAATCTTTCAAGTGATGACCGCATCATGCGGTTGGAAGAAGG GTACATCAAAGAAGGAAGCACAGTAAGTGTAATGGGGGTGGTTCAGAGGAATGAGAATGTGCTTATGATTCTTCCTCCACCAGATCCTATCACTACTGGTTGCCAATGGATCAAATGTATTTTCCCAGCTAGTCTTGAGGGTATAGTGTTAAGATGTGAAGACGCATCCAAGAATGATGTGATACCGGTTTAA
- the LOC108336672 gene encoding GRF1-interacting factor 3-like, producing MSRNMNQSQPNMRVPRTVTTNDIQWYLDENKRLIMAIFENMKLRKLDNCAQYQEQLQKNLMYLAALADWQHSQSQVMPLQQMRMQPEYCMQHPQVAAIDEQPRISPLNMALQFANPQEQLHQQVALRGGCIGNGRNPMYGESGFGGGKNAASTSTASPNDACEGSLQAPSHGGDGQGNNSVLLHNHNNITSFRLRK from the exons ATGAGCAGAAACATGAACCAGTCACAACCTAATATGCGGGTTCCCAGAACAGTAACCACCAATGATATTCAATGG TATCTTGATGAGAACAAGAGGCTGATTATGGCAATATTTGAAAACATGAAACTCAGGAAACTTGATAACTGTGCCCA GTACCAAGAGCAACTTCAAAAGAATTTAATGTATTTAGCTGCACTTGCTGATTGGCAACATTCACAATCACAAGTCATGCCTCTACAG CAAATGAGGATGCAACCAGAATACTGCATGCAACACCCTCAGGTTGCAGCAATTGATGAACAACCAAGAATTTCCCCTCTAAATATGGCATTGCAATTTGCTAATCCTCAAGAACAGCTACACCAGCAAGTAGCATTGAGAGGTGGATGCATAGGTAATGGTAGAAATCCAATGTATGGTGAGAGTGGTTTTGGAGGTGGCAAGAATGCTGCCTCAACTTCAACTGCAAGTCCAAATGATGCATGTGAGGGAAGCTTGCAAGCACCTTCTCATGGTGGAGATGGCCAGGGAAACAACTCAGTTCTTCTgcataatcataataatattactTCATTTCGTCTTCGGAAATAA
- the LOC108338077 gene encoding F-box/kelch-repeat protein At1g51550 translates to MEESEGSGSGSPITNMAQDYLITILLLLPIDAILSLSMTCKRFRSLTSSNTIWKSLCKRDLGSTCVEALLNSSNNHHHQFPWTRLYRQVSLMDSVSCHKLLSEPHADLDFPTARASHSLNFVSDCLVLFGGGCEGGRHLDDTRVAYIGNDFRRKLKWQTVHAGIPSGRFGHTCVEMGDFLVLFGGINDRGNRQNDTWLGQVVLNENKGIGFSWKMLEVGNVAPPPRGAHGACSIDEKRMVIHGGIGLNGLRLGDTWVLELSDSPCHGTWHEIVSYPSPPPRSGHTLTCIGRSRTILFGGRGLGYEVLDDVWLLDTYQGYFKWVQIVYDLQSITDGVSLPRVGHTATLVLGGRLLIYGGEDSYRHRKDDFWVLDISAIPYPNITLQHPTTVSSKKESMTRRMWKRWKSSGFEAKARSFHRACADRSGRYLYVFGGMVDGFLQPGEPSALRFDAELFLVELVLQL, encoded by the exons ATGGAAGAGTCTGAGGGAAGTGGAAGTGGATCACCAATCACCAACATGGCTCAGGACTACCTCATAAccattctcctcctcctccccaTAGATGCAATTCTCTCCCTTTCCATGACTTGCAAGAGATTCAGGTCTCTCACTTCCTCAAACACTATATGGAAATCTTTGTGCAAAAGGGACTTAGGTTCCACTTGTGTTGAGGCACTTCTCAACTCCTCCAACAATCACCACCATCAGTTCCCATGGACGAGGCTCTACAGACAAGTCTCTCTCATGGATTCAGTTTCCTGTCATAAACTTCTCTCAGAGCCACATGCAGATTTGGATTTCCCCACAGCCAGAGCCTCTCACTCTCTCAACTTTGTCTCGGATTGTCTGGTTCTGTTTGGTGGCGGCTGTGAGGGAG gACGACATCTTGATGACACGAGGGTGGCATACATTGGCAATGATTTCAGGAGAAAGTTGAAATGGCAAACAGTTCATGCAGGCATTCCAAGTGGGAGATTTGGGCACACATGTGTGGAAATGGGTGACTTTCTTGTACTCTTTGGAGGAATCAATGACCGTGGCAACCGTCAAAACGACACATGGTTGGGGCAAGTTGTGTTGAATGAAAACAAAGGCATAGGATTTTCATGGAAAATGCTTGAAGTGGGAAATGTTGCACCACCTCCAAGAGGAGCACATGGTGCATGTTCCATTGATGAAAAGAGAATGGTAATCCATGGGGGCATTGGGCTTAATGGCCTCCGTTTGGGGGATACATGGGTGTTGGAGCTGTCAGATAGTCCCTGCCATGGCACTTGGCATGAGATTGTGTCATACCCTTCACCTCCACCACGCTCAGGACACACCTTGACATGCATTGGCAGAAGCAGAACAATACTATTTGGAGGCAGAGGCTTGGGTTATGAGGTGCTTGATGATGTTTGGTTATTGGATACATATCAAGGTTATTTCAAATGGGTTCAGATAGTTTATGATTTGCAAAGCATAACAGATGGTGTTTCTCTCCCTAGAGTTGGTCACACAGCAACATTGGTTTTGGGGGGAAGGTTGCTAATTTATGGAGGAGAAGATTCATATAGACACAGAAAAGATGATTTTTGGGTGTTGGATATCAGTGCAATTCCTTACCCTAACATCACTCTGCAGCATCCAACCACAGTGAGCTCCAAGAAAGAGTCAATGACAAGAAGAATGTGGAAAAGGTGGAAATCAAGTGGTTTTGAGGCAAAAGCAAGATCATTCCACCGTGCTTGTGCAGACAGATCAGGGCGTTATCTGTATGTATTTGGTGGAATGGTGGATGGTTTTCTTCAGCCTGGTGAGCCTTCTGCATTAAGGTTTGATGCTGAGCTTTTTCTTGTGGAGCTTGTGCTGCAGCTCTAG
- the LOC108337187 gene encoding uncharacterized protein LOC108337187 isoform X1, with the protein MATSLSFSISPTTITTSRFRLSAMAAAPTTVTTPPTTVTPAVIVGGGRVGRALQDMGTGEDLLVRRGESVPLDFEGPIFVCTRNDDLESVLQSTPPSRWKDLVFFQNGMVEAWLERKGLKDANQVLAYFAVSKIGEAPVDGRTDTNPEGLTAAYGNWASAVASRLKAGGLSCKVLEKEAFQKQMLEKLIWICSVMLVGARHGGVSVGVVEKEFRTEFQLSSLITELASAAASEKGLTFEEAMEERLCAYSRAVAHFPTAVKEFNWRNGWFYALSEKAKAQGKPDPCPLHSLWLKELRIV; encoded by the exons ATGGCCACTTCACTCTCCTTCTCCATTTCTCCCACAACCATAACCACATCTAGATTCAGACTCTCCGCCATGGCCGCCGCCCCCACCACCGTCACCACCCCTCCTACCACGGTCACTCCCGCCGTCATTGTCGGCGGCGGAAGAGTAGGAAGGGCTTTGCAAGACATGGGCACCGGCGAAGACCTCCTCGTTCGCCGAGGGGAGTCCGTGCCGCTTGATTTTGAAGGCCCCATTTTTGTGTGCACGAGGAACGATGATCTCGAGTCGGTGCTTCAATCTACACCACCATCTAGATGGAAAG ATTTGGTGTTTTTCCAGAATGGAATGGTGGAGGCGTGGCTCGAGAGGAAAGGGTTGAAGGATGCAAACCAAGTGTTGGCTTATTTTGCTGTGTCGAAAATTGGTGAAGCCCCTGTTGATGGAAGGACTGATACCAATCCTGAAGGGCTCACTGCTGCATATGGCAACTGGGCTTCTGCTGTAGCTTCAAGATTAAAGGCTGGAGGCCTCTCTTGCAAG GTTCTGGAAAAGGAGGCGTTTCAAAAGCAGATGTTGGAGAAGCTTATATGGATTTGTTCCGTTATGCTTGTTGGAGCACGTCATGGAGGGGTTTCTGTAGGTGTCGTGGAAAAGGAATTCCGCACTGAA TTTCAGTTGTCTAGCCTTATAACAGAACTGGCATCAGCTGCAGCAAGTGAAAAGGGGTTAACATTTGAAGAAGCCATGGAAGAGCGTTTATGTGCATATTCTAGAGCTGTAGCTCACTTTCCCACAGCAGTTAAGGAG TTTAACTGGAGAAATGGTTGGTTTTATGCTCTCTCTGAGAAGGCTAAGGCCCAAGGCAAGCCAGACCCATGCCCTTTGCATTCCCTTTGGCTAAAAGAGTTGAGAATTGTATGA
- the LOC108336297 gene encoding kelch repeat-containing protein At3g27220, translating to MVRASVKLGSAKLVVICVGLLGFALVADFLWASTSSTLLTSKPSTFVVPDKKNHKNVTASGRFLAAAYADLDAPNLHWEKMAPCPVPRLDGAAIQIRDLLFVFAGYGTIDYVHSHVDVYNFSDNTWGGRFDMPKEMAHSHLGMVTDGRYIYVVTGQYGPQCRGPTARTFVLDSETRKWQDLPPLPVPRYAPATQLWRGRLHVMGGSKENRHTPGLEHWSLAVKDGKALENEWKAEIPIPRGGPHRACVVVDDRLYVLGGQEGDFMAKPGSPIFKCSRRPEVVYTDVYMLDDEMKWKTLPGMLKPNSHIEFAWAVVNNSIVITGGTTEKHPVTKKMVLNGEVVQFNLNTLKWSVIGKLPFRVKTTLVGFWNGWLYFTSGQRDKGPDDPSPKKVIGEMWRTKLKLND from the exons ATGGTTCGAGCGTCGGTGAAGTTGGGTTCGGCGAAGTTGGTGGTGATCTGCGTGGGCCTATTGGGTTTTGCTCTCGTCGCCGATTTTCTATGGGCCTCTACCTCTTCCACGCTTCTCACTTCCAAACCCTCCACATTCGTCGTCCCTgacaagaaaaatcacaaaaatgtCACGGCTTCTGGAAGGTTCCTCGCCGCCGCTTACGCCGATTTGGATGCGCCCAACCTCCACTGGGAGAAGATGGCTCCGTGTCCCGTTCCTCGCCTTGACGGAGCCGCCATTCAGATTCGCGATCTCCTCTTCGTCTTCGCCGGTTACGGCACCATCGATTAT GTGCATTCTCACGTTGATGTGTACAATTTTAGTGATAATACTTGGGGAGGGAGATTCGACATGCCGAAAGAGATGGCGCATTCGCATTTGGGAATGGTGACCGATGGTAGATACATTTATGTCGTTACTGGACAGTATGGCCCGCAGTGCAGAGGTCCCACTGCTCGTACGTTTGTGCTCGACTCTGAAACCAGGAAATGGCAGGACCTACCTCCTTTGCCGGTACCTAG GTATGCACCAGCAACTCAACTTTGGAGAGGTAGGCTTCACGTGATGGGTGGCAGTAAGGAGAATCGGCATACGCCTGGATTAGAACACTGGAGTCTTGCTGTGAAGGATGGAAAAGCTTTAGAAAATGAATGGAAGGCTGAGATACCCATTCCCCGTGGTGGACCTCACAG GGCTTGTGTTGTGGTTGATGATCGTCTTTATGTTCTCGGTGGTCAAGAAGGTGATTTTATGGCCAAACCCGGGTCACCTATTTTTAAGTGTTCACGCAGACCAGAG GTGGTCTATACTGATGTTTACATGCTGGATGATGAGATGAAGTGGAAAACGTTGCCTGGAATGCTAAAACCAAATTCACATATTGAATTTGCTTGGGCGGTTGTAAATAACTCCATTGTCATTACTGGAGGCACAACAGAGAAGCACCCTGTAACCAAGAAGATGGTTTTAAACGGAGAAGTAGTCCAGTTTAACTTGAATACTTTG AAGTGGTCAGTGATTGGAAAATTACCATTCCGAGTGAAAACCACTCTAGTTGGATTTTGGAATGGATGGTTGTACTTCACTTCAGGACAGCGAGACAAGGGACCTGATGATCCATCACCCAAAAAGGTTATTGGCGAGATGTggagaacaaaattaaaactcaatgACTGA